CATATAGTTCTTTACCCATTCCAACATATTGTGTACCTTGACCCGGGTAAACAAAAGCAATTTTTCCCATTTTTACCTCCCCTTATTTCTTTTTTATATATACTAATAAGCCCATTTTATAATTACTGAGCCATAAGTTAGTCCTCCACCAAAACCAGTTAAAGCAATATTATCTCCTTTCTTTATCAGTCCTTTTTCTATTGCTTCTCCTAGTGCAATTCCAACAGAGGCAGATGAAGTATTTCCATATCTACTTAAATTCATATAGAATTTTTCCAATGGAAATTTCATTCTCTTTGCTGCTGATTCTATAATTCTTAAATTTGCTTGATGTGGAAAAATCATAGATAAATCTTGAACATTTAATTTTGCCTTCTTCAATGCTTCTAATGTTACCTTTGGTAAAACTCTAACTGCAAATTTAAAAACTTCTTGTCCTTTCATAACCACAAAATTTTCTCTATTTTTTACTGTCTCTTCATCATTAGGTTTTTTACTTCCACCAGCAGGAACTTTAAGTATCATATCATCTTCACCTTCTGCTCCTATTGAAAATCCTAAAATTCCATATCCTTCTTCAACTTCACCTACTATTGCAGCAGCAGCTCCATCTCCAAATAAGACAGCAGTATTTCTATTTTTTATATCTATTATTCTTGTTAAAGTTTCAGCCCCTATAACAAGTATATTTTTATATAGTTTTGAATTTACCAATGCATAAGCAACTGACAAACTATAAATAAAACCTGTACAAGCAGCATTAACATCAAAGCAAGGGATATTTTTTAAACCTAACTTATGTTGTACTATACAAGAAGCTCCTTGTGCAATATAATCAGGTGTAGTAGTAGCTAAAATTATCATATCTACATCTTCTTTATTTATCTTTGCATTTTTAATTGCTTTTAAAGCTGCTTCACAAGCTAAATCAGAAGTTGCTTGGTCCTTTGAAGCAAATCTTCTTTCTACTATACCAGTTCTTGTTCTTATCCATTCATCACTTGTATCTATAATTTTTTC
This Fusobacterium animalis 7_1 DNA region includes the following protein-coding sequences:
- a CDS encoding beta-ketoacyl-ACP synthase III, producing MQSIGIKGIGYYVPENVFTNFDFEKIIDTSDEWIRTRTGIVERRFASKDQATSDLACEAALKAIKNAKINKEDVDMIILATTTPDYIAQGASCIVQHKLGLKNIPCFDVNAACTGFIYSLSVAYALVNSKLYKNILVIGAETLTRIIDIKNRNTAVLFGDGAAAAIVGEVEEGYGILGFSIGAEGEDDMILKVPAGGSKKPNDEETVKNRENFVVMKGQEVFKFAVRVLPKVTLEALKKAKLNVQDLSMIFPHQANLRIIESAAKRMKFPLEKFYMNLSRYGNTSSASVGIALGEAIEKGLIKKGDNIALTGFGGGLTYGSVIIKWAY